In Macaca nemestrina isolate mMacNem1 chromosome 9, mMacNem.hap1, whole genome shotgun sequence, a single genomic region encodes these proteins:
- the LOC105481030 gene encoding ADP-ribosylation factor-like protein 4A gives MGNGLSDQTSILSNLPSFQSFHIVILGLDCAGKTTVLYRLQFNEFVNTVPTKGFNTEKIKVTLGNSKTVTFHFWDVGGQEKLRPLWKSYTRCTDGIVFVVDSVDVKRMEEAKTELHKITRISENQGVPVLIVANKQDLRNSLSLSEIEKLLAMGELSSSTPWHLQPTCAIIGDGLKEGLEKLHDMIIERRKMLRQQKKKR, from the coding sequence ATGGGGAATGGGCTATCAGACCAGACTTCTATCCTGTCCAACCTGCCTTCATTTCAGTCCTTCCACATTGTTATTCTGGGTTTGGACTGTGCTGGAAAGACAACTGTCTTATACAGGCTGCAGTTCAATGAATTTGTAAATACCGTACCTACCAAAGGATTTAACACTGAGAAAATTAAGGTAACCTTGGGAAATTCTAAAACAGTCACGTTTCACTTCTGGGATGTAGGTGGTCAGGAGAAGTTAAGGCCACTGTGGAAGTCATATACCAGATGCACAGATGGCATTGTATTTGTTGTGGACTCTGTTGATGTCAAAAGGATGGAGGAAGCCAAAACTGAACTTCACAAAATAACTAGGATATCAGAAAATCAAGGAGTCCCTGTACTTATAGTTGCTAACAAACAAGACTTGAGGAACTCATTGTCTCTTTCAGAAATTGAGAAATTGTTAGCAATGGGTGAACTGAGCTCATCAACTCCTTGGCATTTGCAGCCTACCTGTGCAATCATAGGAGATGGCCTAAAGGAAGGACTTGAGAAACTACATGATATGATCAtcgaaagaagaaaaatgttgcggcaacagaaaaagaaaagatga